AGTCGTCGTGGTCGTAGGTGGGAATATCTTCCGTGCGGCGTTTGGGTCCGAAGATCGAAAGCCGGCCCACGATGCGGCACAATTCGGTGTAGGCCACGAACGGATGGACGCCTTGGGCAAACGCCATCACCGCCAAGGTGCTGAATGCGACGTTCAACTCGGTCAACATCATGATGCGATCGAGATCGCCCGGGTCGCGCCCTTCCAGGCCGATGCCGCGATTGCTGATCTGCAAGCTGAGCACTTCGATCTTTTGGCCGATGATGTCGTAAATCGCGCGAACGATGTCGCGCCCCAGCGGCGCCCAGGCGGTGATCGAAACGACCGGGGGAATGTAGTCGGGATCGATGCGCGGAATGGCCTGTTCTTCGCTGGCTCGACGAATCTGCGCGACCGGCAAAATTTCATAGCCCGACAAATCTTGCGACGACAGCAACAAGCGCGCATTCAGCGCCCGGACCTGGATGGTTTGATCCTCGCCGCCGCGGCTTTCATCTTGCGTCGAATGCTCGGTTTCCACATACCGAGAATGATCGGTCTGGCCTGGATATCCGACATTCGCGCGGCCGATTTGCAGCTTCGGCACGGCCAGATAAACCTTGATCGTCGATTCGCGCCCAAAGGCCTCGGCCAGGTCGACTTTGCCCTGATTCGCGGGCATCAGTGTCGGCTTCAAATCGAGCCGATCGGGTTCGTTGCCCGACTCGAGGCTCACCAGCGTGCCGTCGGGCATGCGGGCCTTGAGTGAATGGATCTGAAACTGATGGTTCGCCAGCGCTTCCTTGCTGTATTCGAGCGTTGTCAGGCCGTAGTTATAGGGATGATCCCATTGCTCGGATGTTTGAACCAGCTCGGTCCAATAGCGATCCGCGGCTTGAAAATGTTGAGGGCGGAGAAAGAGCCCTTCGTACCAATGAATAGGCAAATTCCGCATGCTTGAATCGCTCGCAAAGACACGTCGGCCGGCAGGCTGGGAAAAGAAAATCCCGCGAATACAAAAATGGTAGCAGTGGCGACGGAAGTTGTAAACATGAGCGGCGGATTGGTGCAGACGAGTGCAGCGGCTAGATGGCACGATTGCACGCATTGCCAGCAACGCGCGAAACCGCAAGCAGCGGATCGTGTTGCGCGGGTGCGTGAACGCGACTCGTGCGAGCGGGATCGCCGGAGACCGCGGGCTGCCCAACTTTCTACTGTCTAGTGGATTGTTGGGCGTGCAAGCTGCTAGCAATGCTGCGCGCCGGAATTCTTTACCATAATGAGTCAATCGCAGTAACCGTTAAAGCCGATACAAGCCGCGAGACCTTCCTAGTTTTCGCCCCCGTTGAGTTGAATTTGTGGCGCGAGTCTGCCAAAACCATTGGGCGAGCATCTTGTTCGCGGCGGCAATTTGCGCTGCCGCGGCGACATGCGCTGATGCGCAAGAATTCGCACCCTTCGCTGGACCCGTAAGAACACCGATCGTCGTTGGATTGCCGGCGCCGGCGGCAGGGCCGGCGGGCGAGTTGGTCGTGCAACCGAATGTGAGCACCAACGGGCCGCTTCCGCCGGGTATTCAACCATTTCAGCAACCGAGGCTGGGTCCCGCGAATGCCGGCCCCGTTGCCGCTCCGGCGAACGCGAACGTGCCTCCCGCGGGAAGCAGCATCTTCACGCGGCAATCGCCCGGCGTCGTTCCAGCGAGCGCGTCGATGTTGCAACTGGCTCCGCCACAACTCGCGCCGCCGCAAATCGCGCCGCCGCAATCGGCGCCACCGGTGCCGCTTTCGCAGTTGCCGGATTTTCAAATCCGCGCCGCTCAAATGCCGGCGGCGCAACCGCCGTCGTCGCCGGCGCCAGCCCTGCAACCTCCGACGGCGCAAATGCTGCTTGCCCGCCAGCCCGCCCCGATGCCTCCAGGGCCAATGACTGCGGCGCCGGCCGGGCCCTCGGAAGAATTGCCGCCCGGCAGCGTGCCGGGCGCGACGGCCCCGAGCGTGCTCGATGGTCCTGGCGGCATCGCCCAACCGATTTTTGCCCAGACGCTGAGCTCGGGTTGCGGGTGCGGATGCGGCGGCGGGTGCGGCGGATCGGATGGC
This DNA window, taken from Pirellulales bacterium, encodes the following:
- the tssK gene encoding type VI secretion system baseplate subunit TssK encodes the protein MRNLPIHWYEGLFLRPQHFQAADRYWTELVQTSEQWDHPYNYGLTTLEYSKEALANHQFQIHSLKARMPDGTLVSLESGNEPDRLDLKPTLMPANQGKVDLAEAFGRESTIKVYLAVPKLQIGRANVGYPGQTDHSRYVETEHSTQDESRGGEDQTIQVRALNARLLLSSQDLSGYEILPVAQIRRASEEQAIPRIDPDYIPPVVSITAWAPLGRDIVRAIYDIIGQKIEVLSLQISNRGIGLEGRDPGDLDRIMMLTELNVAFSTLAVMAFAQGVHPFVAYTELCRIVGRLSIFGPKRRTEDIPTYDHDDLAGIFTQIRQRIERLINTVRDYEFEQRYFVGVGMGMQVTLEPKWFNSDWQWYIGVNKGELSEQECRELLSAGHLDWKFGSSRQVEILFKHRAEGLRLSLVDRTIRALPSRGEWVYYEVDRKDSPAWRDVQETQTLAMRLKDSLIVNADRLQGERRLSVSLRGKRVTLQFALFAVPLR